GGCTGATTACGATTTTGCTCATCAATGTCCTTATGGCCTTGCTCGGTCGCGCTGTTCCGCAAGTCCAGGTCTTTGTCTTAAGCTTCCCTATTACGATTGCCGGGGGATTGCTCGTCCTCAGTCTCGGAATGCCCTTTACGGTCGCCTTAATCGGGTCGGAGTTCGAACAGCTCCAGCTCACGATTGAAGCTTTACTGAGGAGTCTCGGACGTGGCTGAGTCAGAGTCAGATAAGAGCAGCCGGACAGAAGAGGCGACTGAGAAACGTAAGTCGCAGGCCCGGACCGATGGACAGGTCGCCATGAGCCGCGACGTCGGGACTGCGGCGGTCCTTATAGGAGGGGTCGGATTTCTGGCAATCGGTGTGCCGATCGGACTGCGCCAATTGACCGACGTGACGCGGCGCGGGCTGTCGTTGTCGTTCGATGAAACGTTCTGGAAAGCGCTGACGGTTGAACATATCCATACCATTGTCGTGCAGATCAGTGTGACGACGATGATTCTGATTCTACCCATTCTCGGCGTCGTGCTGTTCATGGGGACCGGCGCATCACTGGCGCAAACAGGATTTATGTGGCGGCCGAACGCGCTGCAGCCGAATTTCGGCAAGCTCAATCCGCTCAAGGGGTTGGGCAAACTGTTTTCCACCAGGTCGGTGATGGAGCTCGTCAAGGGTCTCGTGAAGATTGCCATCATCATGGCGGTGGCTCTCTTTACCGCCCGTCGCGATCTGCTCATGGTACCAGGCCTCATGGATTACGACCTGCCGGCGGCGATCGAAATGGCCGGGCACCTCACGCTAAAAGTGGCGACGGGTGTCGTGGGCGCATTGGCCGTCCTCGCCGCCGTGGACTACATATACCAACGGTTTGAGTGGTCCCGTGACCTACGCATGACCAAAGAAGAAGTGAAGGAAGAGCACAAGGCATCGGAAGGCGATCCGTTAGTCCGTGGCCGTATCCGATCTGCGCAACGCGATCTTGCCAAGAAACGCATGATGGCGGCGGTGAAGACCGCCGATGTCGTGGTCACCAACCCCACGCACCTGGCGGTAGCGTTGAAGTATGACGCCACCCAAAAGGCCGCTCCGTTCGTGGTGGCCAAGGGGGCTGGCTTTATCGCGGAGCGTATTCGCGAACTGGCTCGTCATCATGGAGTGGCGGTGGTCGAAAATAAGCTGGTGGCCAGAACGCTGTACCGGTTGGTCGATATCGGAAAAGAAATTCCGTCGAATTTATATCGCGCCGTCGCCGAAATTCTGGCCTTTGTCTACCGGGCCAGAGGGATCAACCCCGGACAGTTATAAGAAGGGCTGTATTACATGGCATCCACGACAACTGTGTCTCCAGTCGAGCATCCACCACTCCTTAAGCATCCCGACATCGTCATGTCCGTGAGTGTCGTCGGTGTGCTCATGGTCATGCTGTTACCGCTTCCGCGGTTTCTATTGGACCTGTTGCTCAGCTTCGACATCACGATTTCCATCATCATTTTGCTGGTGGGACTACAGGTCCGCCGGCCGATGGACTTTTCGGTATTCCCTTCGATTCTCCTGATGGTCACGCTCCTCCGGCTGTCCCTGAATATTGCGTCGACCCGCCTGATTCTGTTGCATGGCAATGAGGGGGCGGCGGCGGCAGGGGAAGTCATCCGCACGTTCGGCACCTTTGTCGTCGGCGGAAATTACACCGTCGGTCTCGTGGTCTTTGCCATCCTGGTGATCATCAATTTCGTCGTCGTCACCAAGGGTGCCGGCCGCGTCGCTGAAGTCGCCGCCCGCTTCACGTTGGATGCCATGCCTGGTAAGCAGATGGCCATCGACGCCGACTTGAACGCCGGCCTCATCAAAGAAGATGAAGCCAGACGGCGGCGGAAGGATATCGCGGAAGAGGCCGACTTTTATGGAGCCATGGACGGTGCCAGCAAGTTTGTGCGAGGGGACGCGGTCGCGGCCGTCATCATTGTGGTGGTGAATATCGTCGGCGGGCTGACCATCGGCATTCTGCAGCAGGGCATGAGCCCAGGCCTGGCGGCGCAAACGTACACGCTCTTGACTGTCGGCGAAGGCCTGGTCGCTCAAATTCCGGCCCTCATCGTCTCGACCGCCACCGGTATGATCGTGACGCGCGCGGCCTCAGAGAACGATCTTGGCGCGGAGATGACACAGCAACTCCTCAATTCACACCGAGCTGTGGGAACGGCCGGAGGAATCCTGCTGGCCCTCGGCCTGGTGCCGGGGCTGCCGCATCTGGCCTTCCTGGTCCTCGGAGCCGGCGTGTGCTGGATCGCCTACCATCTCTATCAACGGGAGCAGACGCCGGAGACTCAGGCTCCTCCGCCCGTAACCGCAAAGGTTGAAGAACCGGTCGCCCACATCGCGCCGCTCGATCTCATGGAAGTGCAAGTGGGATACGGCCTGATCAACCTCGTTGAAGGCACGCAGGGCAATACGCTCCTGGAGCGCATCAAGGGTCTGCGGCGGCAGTTTGCCGAATCCATGGGATTTGTCGTTCCTCCCATTCATATCCGGGACAATTTGCAACTGCGCCCGAATGAATACGCGATCATGCTCAAAGGCGTTGAAGTCGCCAAGGCTGAAGTGCTTCCGGGCCATGTGCTGGCGATCGATCCCGGCACGGCGCAACGTGGGATGGTCCAAGGCATTCCCACCAAGGAACCGGCCTTCGGTTTGCCGGCATTGTGGGTCGTTGAGGACCAGCGCGAGCAGGCCCAGATGGCCGGCTATACCGTCGTCGATGCCAGCTCGGCCATCACCACGCATCTGTCCGAAATCATCAAACGGCACGGTCATGAATTGTTGGGCCGGCAGGAAGCCCAAGCCTTGCTCGACGAAGTCGGGAGGACGCATCCCAAGCTGGTGGAAGAACTCATTCCGACCATGGTCTCCCTGGGTACGGTGGTCCGGATCTTGGGCAATCTTCTCAAGGAGGGGATTCCCATCCGGGATATTCGGTCCATCCTGGAGGCCATTGCCGATCATGCCATGACGACCAAGGATGCCGAACTGTTGACGGAAATGGCCCGCCAATCACTGGCCCGGACCATTACCAAGCAGTATCAGGCGCCGGACGGCTCGCTCCCGGTCATTACACTCGATCCGCGCCTCGATCGAACGCTGGCGGAGCAAGCGTCAATATTGCCGCAGGGCGCCATGCTGAATCTGGATCCCGCGCTGTCGCACAAACTTCTGACAGCGCTCAAGCAATCAGCGGAACGCGTGGCTGCGCGCGGCCAGCAGCCGATTCTGCTCTGTTCCCCGGCCGTGCGACGACACTTGCGACGATTGACGGACCGGCTCTTGCACTCTGTTCCGGTGATCGGACTGAATGAAATCGATGCCATGGTGCGCTTGCAGTCGCTGGATACCATCCGGCTCGACTCAGAGCTCCCACAACCGTCGTGAGGTGAATCATGAAAGTGAAAACGTTTCATGCCTTGACCATGCAGGATGCGATTCGAGCGATCAAGGAAGAGCTGGGGCCGGATGCCGTCATTCTTTCATCCAAGGAAGTGCATCAAGGCGGCCGGTTGATGAGTTATTTCAATAAGCCGGTCTTGGAGGTCATGGCGGCGGCCGAATATGATCCGTTGCCCCGGATCAAGCCGTCGCGGGATACATCGGCCCCGAGCGAGCCACGGAAAGCTTCGCAGGCGCCATCTTCGGCCAGCACATGGACCCAGCCGGTCGGGCCGGAAGTCTTTCGTGACACCCTGCAGGGAATGTTAGCGCAACCAGCATCTGCATCTCATGTGTATGGCATGAATCAGCCGCCGGTGACGGCTCCTGCGCCTCGGCAGACACGCCCGACTGCGCCGCGTTCATCGGATATCAAACAGAGTCGTTTACAAGATCTGCGCAAAGACTTACGCGAGTTAAGCCGGGAGATCGGCGCGTCTTTGCCGGCGGCCTCACAATCGTTGAGTCAACATGCGGAGCCGGCCATCGCATCGTTGTGCCGCAATCTTGTGGCACAAGGGCTGCGCCCGTCGAGCGCCGACAGGATCGGACGGTCCGTGGGCGTGGAACTGGCTCGTCGCAACTCGACGGCGCCGTACGACCTGCAGCATGCGTTGGCGAAGTGCCTGGCTCAGGACATGCGCGTGAGCGGATCTCTGCTCTCCGGTCAGGGAGATCGGACTATCGCCATGATGATCGGAACAAACGGGGCCGGCAAGACGGCCGCGATCACAAAGCTGGCAACCCACTATCAGTTGGAAGAAAAGAAGTCCGTCGCCATTGTCTCGCTGGACACCTATCGATTGGCTTCAGTCGAGCAACTCCGGATGTATGCCGATGTGTTGGGTATTCCATGCGAATCGGCGATGTCTGCGAAGCAGGCTGCGGCCTATGTCCACAAGCATACCGATGCCGATCTGATCCTGATCGATACGGCCGGTTTTGGAGAGAAAGATCTTGCCTTGGTGCATACCCTGCACCAGCTCCTCAAGACCGAACCGGAAGTGCAGACGCACGTTGTGGTCTCGGCCTCGACACGTGAGCAGGATTTGCAACGTCAGGTGGCGCAGATCCATGCGCTCCCGCTCTTGCGACTCCTGTTCAGCAAGCTCGATGAGACGGACTCCTTCGGCGCCCTGTACGAATTGAGTCACCAATCAGGCATTCCACTGTCCTATTGGAGCGCCGGTCAGCGGGTTCCAGAAGATCTTGAAGTCGCGACGCCGCAACGGCTGGCCGAGCTTCTCGTCAGCCGTCGCTACACCGTTCCGTTCCGATCGTCGCTGGATTCTCAGGCTTCGGCGGAGCGGTCAGCGTTACGCAGCGCACACGAAGTGACCATGGACACTGTTACGCGGTAGGAGGAAACACTATGCAGAGCGGATCGTATACACCAACGGCAGGGGACGTGTCGGAGCGAGCCTCGTCGCTGACGCACGTCATCGCCGTGGCCAGCGGCAAAGGCGGCGTGGGAAAGACCAACATCGTGGCCAATATGGCGATGGGACTGAGTAAAGCAGGAAAGCGTGTCCTGGTCTTGGATGCCGACCTCGGATTGGGAAATCTGGATGTGCTGCTGGGTTTGGTTCCTGAGCATACGATCGAGCATGTGCTGGCCGGGACTCACTGCTTGGATGACGTGATTGTCGACGGTCCCGGTGGAATCCGGGTTTTGCCCGCCAGCTCCGGGGTGCCTCAGCTGACGGCATTGAGTGAATCGCAACAAATGTTGCTCATGGAGCAATTGGAGGCGGTCTCGCGGGACGTCGACGTCCTGCTGATCGATACCGGGGCGGGGATTTCGCCGAATGTCACCTTCTTTGCCTCCGCGGCTCAAGATACCATTGTCGTCGTGTCTCCCGAACCTACCTCCCTCACAGATGCCTACGCCCTGATTAAGGTGTTGACCAGACAATATCGGGAACGTCGCTTCAAGGTGTTGGTCAACATGGCCAAGAGCCCGAGAGAAGCGGCTGAAGTGTTCAGAAAGCTCGACACCGCAGCGGACCGGTTCCTGCATGTTGTCCTCGAATATGTCGGCTATATCCCTCAGGATGATTATGTTCCGCTCGCTGTGAAGCAGCAAAAGGCTTTGCTGGAGCTGTTTCCAGGCTCGCCGGCGGCCCTGGCGCTGACGCGGCTCGCTGGGCAAGTTTTGCAGTGGCCGAAGCCGAATTTTCCTAAGAGCGCTGTGCAGCTGTTGTGGCAACGCTTACTTCAGACCACCGCAGTCATGTGATGGAGTCAAAGGCATACTTACTATGAGTAAAACGGCAGTTCATCGTGTTCATCAAGCGATTCCCAGCGGCGATGCTCATCGGGAGCAACTGATCAAAGAATTTGCGCATGTGATTCGGGCAATGGCCCATCGCCTGGCCTTTCGATTGCCCGCGTACCTGGATGCCGAGGATTTGATCTCCGTCGGGACCATCGGCCTGATGGATGCGATGGAGAAATACGACCCCAATCGAGAAGCGAAATTCAAGACCTATGCGGAGTTCAGGATTCGCGGCGCCATGTTGGACGAGATCCGCTCGATGGATTGGATTCCACGATCCGTACACGAACGCATCGGCCTCCTGCAAAAGACCCATATCACGTTGTTGAATCGACTGGGACGCCCTCCGTTGGATGAAGAAGTGGCGTCCGAACTCAAGATGCCCCTGGAGGAACTCGACGACTTTATCTCGCGGGCCCGAGGGGCCGTGATGATCAGTATCGACGACCTGGGACTTCAAGAGCCGGATGGACACAAAGTCGTCAAGATGCTCGCCGATACGCATCACCCGGATCCCTTGTCCACGTTAGTGAACGAGCGAGAGCGCGAAGCGATCGGCGATGCCATTCAAGGATTGCCTGAAAAAGAACGGCTGGTCCTGACCCTCTACTATTATGAAGAACTGACGATGAAGGAAATCGGCGAGCTGTTGAAAGTCACGGAGTCCCGTGTGTGCCAAATTCACACCAAGGCCATCCTCCGACTGAAAGCCTTTCTTCATGCTGACGGGTAGGGCCCGACGGAAACCGCAGGGGAGCGACTCGCTTGCCTTCAGGCAGCCTTTCCCGTGATTGTTCGTGACGGTTGGTGCCGGATTGCATCCTTCCCCTAGCAGGGCTTCAGTTCTCTCTCTGAATAGCCGAGACAGAGGCATCACTTAGAAGGATGTCTCCGCCTCTCATTCATGGATAGAGAACAGCCTCCATCAACTCGCTCGACGACCCTCAGTGCTTCCGTCGGATACCGCGGGCCATTCACCCTGGGTCTCTCCCGCCTGGGTCGTTCTCGCTCAAGAGTCAGCGTATCGTCTCGCTCGAAGGCCATCTGTTATTTTGCGCTAGCCCTCACGACCGGCCTAGTGGCTGCTCAATGGCTCATGAATTCACCGGGGAGAACCCCTTCCGGCACGAGCATCGGCAGCTCTCTGGGCAGTGCGTCCCTCATCGCTCCCGAATTACTCGTTGGCGGAGTAGGACTGTTCGTAAGCATCAGCCTCAGCCTTGCCGGAATATGGTATTGGCCGTTTGGCCGGCGAACCAGACGCCAGCCCCGTGAAGACAGTTTGGCGGCATACGACCACGTGACAGGCCTGCCCACGCTACGCCTCTTCACCGTGCTTCTCGAACAAGGGCTCACTCGGGCATCGAATATGGGCCGCAGTATCGGCGTCCTCGTTGCAGATCTTCATCAATTTCGTCCGCTTCCGACCTCCATACCCACTCCCAATATCTCCAATATCTCGTTGATCGTGCGCGTGCAGGCCGCCCGCATCAAGAGCGCGCTGCCCTCGAACCATACCGTTGCCCGGATCGGCGACCGGCGTTTTGCCATCCTGATTGAAAACGTGGTCGCACGGGAGGAGATCGATACGCTCGCACAGAATATTTATCGCACGATGTCGCTACCCCTGATGATTGAAGGACAGGAGGTCCTGTTGACCTGTCAGATTGGGGGAGCAATGTATGCCTCCTCTGGCGCATCAGGAGAAACCTTGCTGAGTCAGGCCGTCAAATCACTCGCCCTCGCGACCTCTGAGAATCCCATCCGGTTTTCCGATTCCCTCACTGCCGCACCCAGCCCATCTTCCATGGCGATGCAATCAGCTCCCAGCGAATCCCTTTTGCACTAGGCAACTTCTACCTCGTCAGCGGAAGTATTCGCCGATCGAAGGAGAGACCGTGTCCGGTTCTCTTTCCGTCAGACCGTCGACTTTTTGACAGCCTGCCAGATTCCCCAGCATTTCTTACTTCCCACATCGAACAGGCCTACGCCGTCTGAGTGTCACGGCCTGGCATGCACGTTGCTGTATCTCCTTGCGAAACGAACTACCAAGGAGCCAAGACCGTGAATCGAGGTATCTATCCAATTCTCTCAGGAGCCCTGGCGCACGAACGCCGGATGCAAGTCTTTGCGAACAACATGGCGAACGTCAACACCGCCGGGTTTAAGCAGGATGAGCAGACCTTCAAAGCGGTCTTCCCCAAGGCGCATCTTGCGATTCCCGCAATTCCAGGAACCGTGTCTCTCGCCAATCAGATCGTGGCCAAACCCTTCGGCCCGACTGAACGCGTGTATGCGGCTCCCAATACAGTCAAAACAACCTATGACGCGGGACGCATTCGGCTGACCGGAAATCCCCTGGATCTCGCCATCCAAGGCCGCGGCTTCTTAGAAGTCAAAACCCCTCAAGGCACACGCTATACCCGCAACGGCATGCTTTCTCTGGATAACCAACGCCGGCTTGTCACGAATCTCGGGTATCCGGTGATGGGCACGAAGGGGGAATTGAAGATTCCCGTCGGGAAAATGGATATTTCCAATCAGGGCGAAATCAAGGTCAACGGCAATCCCGTCGGCACCATCAAGGTCATGGATTTTCCCGACTCCAACATGCCGCAAAAGTACGCGGAAGGCATGTTCATCTCCGATAAGGGGTTCCCTGCAAAAGCTCCCCAAGTCCAGGTCGGGCACATCGAAGATTCCAACGTCAATTCTATCGGTGAAATGGTCAAGATGATCGAGGGCATGCGCGGATATGAATCGGCTCAGAAGTTGATTCAAACCCTGGACCGGATGGCTGAAACGGCCATTCAAGAAGTCGGACGAGTGGCTTAGGAGGCGATTATGATTCGGGCAATGTGGACAGCCGCCACCGGAATGACGGCACAACAGATCAACGTGGATACCGTGGCCCACAACCTGGCCAACGTCAACACCAACTCGTTCAAGCGCAGCCGGGCGGAGTTTGCTGATCTGCTCTACCAAATCCAGCGCTTGCCGGGCACCAGCGCATCCAACGTGGGCGTCTTTCCCGTGGGCATTCAAGTCGGCGCCGGTGTTCGCCCCACGACCGTCTCAAAGGAATGGCTCCAGGGGAACATGCGTCAGACCAACAACGACCTGGATATCGCAATCGATGGACCGGGGTTCTTTCAAGTCTCCAGACCGGATGGCACCATCATGTACACCAGGAACGGGTCATTCAAGCGCGACAACGTCGGCAACTTGGTCACGGGCGACGGTGACTTGTTGAATCCCGTGATTACCATTCCTTCCGGGGCCTTGAAAATGGATATCGGCCAGGACGGGACCGTCTCCGTCTTGCTCCCTGGCGTGACGCAGGCTTCCCAGGTCGGCCAGATTCAATTGACGCGATTCGACAATCCGGCCGGACTCGTGGCGATGGGAAACAATCTGTTCATCGACAGCTTTGCGTCGGGCCCTCCGACCCAAGGGACCGGCGGATTCTCCACCGGATTCGGGACCATTCAGCAGGGCTTCCTGGAAAGTTCGAACGTCAACCTGGCCGAAGAAATGGTCAATATGATCATTGCGCAGCGGAGCTATGAAATTAACTCGAAAACGATTCAAGCGTCTGACGAGATGATGTCCATCGCGAACAATCTCAGACGATAAGGAAGAAGCCATGAACAGTATTCGCATCATCGTCGCCGCATGTATGCTCGCCGCCGGGGCCAATCAGGCCATCGGCGCCACGGCGGAGAAGCTTGCCAAACCGGTCTCGATTGGAGGGCCAGGGCCCAACGGACCGGCCCTCGGCAAGCTGGATGCGACCCGGCCGACGATGCGGGAGCTGCATTTTGAGCAGATCCAGAAAACCATTCAGAGATTTCTCGAAGGGGAATGGGGCACCAGGGTGAAATCGGTGCAGGTTACCCTTCTGGAACCGCTGGATCCGATCAAGATTCCGGTGGGGGTGATCGAATTGCAGATCCCTTCCGTCGCCGGAGGCTCCACGACGATGGGGCGCAGAAGCTTTGCCATCCAGGTGACAGTCAACGGGAACCCGTGGAAAACCGTTGAGGCGCTGGCCGACATATCCGCCATGATCGATGTGGTCGTCCCATCCCGCTACTTGAAGTCTGAAGAAACGATTGAACCGGATGATCTGACGACCGCGCGGATCGTCACCTACGATGTGAAACATCCCTTCATCACGGACCCGGAGGCCGTCATTGGGAAGAGCACGGTTCGTCCGCTCCAGCCGAATACTCCGCTGCGTCCGACCTTCTTGAAAAAGCCGTTTATGGTCAAGAAGGGGGACCACGTCATGATTGAAGCGCGGCGTGGCAACTTCTCCGTTCAAACATCAGGCGTGACGAAGGGAAGCGGACAAGTCGGACAAACCGTGATGGTGGCTAACCTTGATTCGGGGCGAGAGCTGCGCGCGAAGATTATCGCTCCGGGTCTCGTCCAAGTAGATTTTTAGGATCACGCATGCGTTGTGTAATCGCTCGCACATGGGGTGTGGTGGCGGCCGGTGTAATCCTAAGCGCCTGTAACCTCGCGCCATCTGTCTCAACCAAGCTGACCGTACCGCCGCTGCCTCCTCCCAAGACTCTGGGGTCGTTGTGGCAAGAAGAGAATGGTCGGGCCTATCTCTACGAAGATCTGCGCGCCATGCGGGTGGGGGATATTCTCACGGTCAAGATTGTCGAGAAGCACAAAGGGTCAAAGTCGGCGGATACCGCAGCGCAACGAGATTCGACTCTCTCGAACTCCCTGGCAGGATCCGGAGTGGGATATTTTGGAATCCCTGGTTTCAGAATCAGCGATGAAGCCAGACGCGGATTCGGGGTCGACGCGTCCGCAAGCAATAAGTTTACCGGAAAGGGAGCGACGAGCCGGGAAGGGACCTTAACCGGTACGATTTCGGTGATTGTTATGGAAGTGCTTCCGAACGGTGACTTGCGCGTTGAAGGGCGTCGTGAAGTGTCGGTCAATAGTGAGAAGCAACTGATGACGATTGCCGGTATTGTGCGGCGGGTGGACGTCGATACGAAGAATACCGTGCTGTCTTCGGCGATCGCCGATGCCAAGATCGAATACGCAGGGTTGGGAGTGTTGGACGATGTGCAGCGGCCGGGATGGCTGGTTCGCATTCTTGATTGGGTTTACCCGTTCTAAGAAGGGTGTCCTGAGTGAAAACGATTCCTAAACGGAAAGTCTCGGCGAAATGGGGCGTCTGGCGTGGCGCGGTCTCGCTCCAGTCGTTGCAGATGATGGTGATGAGCGGCGTGGTGAGGCGAGCGGACTTCGACCCGCCTCAGGACCCCGGTCGAACCGGCTATTGGCACCGCGGAAAAAACAGAGTCAGCATTCCACAAGAATCGGCCTCGGAACAGGGATGGATTTCAAGAATGCTTTTAGGTCGAAAGTCGGCCATTCAGTCAGCGCACAAGTTGTAATACGAGGGGATCGTCGCACCAATGAAGACACGTTATACCAAGTCATGGATTGCGGGAGCGCTCGTCGGATTCTTGTGTGTGCCGCTTTCTGCGGAGGCGGTCAGGATCAAGGACATCGGGGCCATTGAAGGTGTTCGGGAAAATCAATTGATCGGCTATGGATTGATCGTGGGGCTTGATCGAACCGGCGATCAAGTCATCGGCGGCCAGTTTACGATCCAGGCCATGATGTCCATGCTGAACAAGATGGGGATCAATTTGGTGATTGATCCAATCCAGTTGCTCACAAGAAATATTGCTTCTGTCATGGTGACGACCAAGCTTCCCCCGTTCGCCAAGCCGGGGCAGACTCTGGATGTCGTCGTCTCTTCGATGGCCAATGCGAAAAGCCTGCAAGGCGGGACGCTCTTGCTGACTCCTCTCAAAGCGGCCAATCAACAAGTGTTTGCCGTAGCCCAAGGCCCAGTCTCAGTGGGAGGCTTCCTGGGTGGGACAGGCGGACCGGGAGGAGCGACCGTCACCAAGAATCATCAGGCTGCTGGAGTTATACCGGCAGGAGCGATTATCGAAAAGGAGCTGGTGGTCAATATCGATGCCTGGGAGACCGTCTCGGTGATGCTCAGGCAGCCGGACTTTACGACTGCCATTCGGACGGCTGAAGCAATCGATGGGGTCTTCGGCAAAGGTAGTGCCTTACCCGTCAATGCCGGTCTTGTGAAGGCCACGATTCCCGCAAACTTCCATGGTCGAGTTGTCGAATACATTGCCTCGATTGAAGGCCTGGATGTCTCGGTTGATATGGCCGCCAAAGTAGTGGTCAACGAACGAACCGGTACGGTCGTACTTGGCGAGCATGTGCGAATCTCCACCTGTGCTATTTCCCACGGAAATCTGACGATTTCGGTGAAGAATACTTTGAGTGTTTCTCAGCCAAATGCACCACTGATCGGCTCTGCCGGCAATCAACCAGCCACTGTGACAGAAGATGTACAGACTGAGGTGAAGGAGCAAGAGTCTCGGTTAATCGTCGTGGATGAGACCGTGACGCTGGGAGAAGTTGTGAGGGCGCTCAATGCGGTTGGTGTGACACCCAGAGATCTGGTCTCGATTCTCTCGGCGCTCCGGGCAGCCGGAGCACTCCAAGCTACGCTTGAGATTATATAGATAAAGCCATGATTGTATTAGAAAGTATTAGTAAGTTATAGGCTGGCAATCGCTGTTGTACGATACGAGAATCCTTATGAATATTCATGATTCGACTCAGGCGCAGTTTCTTTCTTCCCCGGTCTTCACCGATCCACTGGGGAACCAGAATGAAGTCAACTCCTTGAAAGTAAAGGGGAGTCCTGGCGATCGGCAAGAGTTATTGAAGGCCGCTAAGCAGTATGAAGCATTCTTTGTGTCCTATTTAATGAAGGTCATGCGGGAAACCGTTCATGAATCAGAGATGTCCGGCAAGATGGGCTCATACTTTTACTCCTTTTATGACCAGGAGATTGGGAATAGGGCATCCGAGTCAGGGGGCATCGGGATTACCCAAATGGTTCAGGAATATATCGAAAAGAATTATCCGCCAACCGCTAAAGTTCCGGACAGTGAAGACCGATAAGGTGTGCGACAGGGGTTGAAGCAACCGAGAGGGGAAAACCCCGGTGGGCTCAGCCGTTTCCCAGAAGAAGGAGAGAGATATGCAGATCTCAGGTTCAGGTCGTTCCGATCAACTGGCCAAAATTCTCTTAGGCACGCAGGAGACAAAAGGTCCGTCGACGCAACGGCAACCGTCTCAAAAAGAGACGGGGAATGACCGGGTCCAGATTTCGGATCAGGCCAAAGAGCTGCAGCGCATTCGCGCGCTGGGCCAGACCCCCGATCACGAACGGACCGCGCGCGTCGAACAGATCAAGAAAGCCATCGAACATGGCACCTATGATGTCAGTGGTCGCAAAGTCGGCGACGCACTCATCAAGCAAGTTCTGACCGACGCGGTGTTGTAGCAGGTACGGTCCACATCGACCACGCTGCCAGGATGGCGGCG
This genomic stretch from Nitrospira sp. harbors:
- the flhA gene encoding flagellar biosynthesis protein FlhA, translated to MASTTTVSPVEHPPLLKHPDIVMSVSVVGVLMVMLLPLPRFLLDLLLSFDITISIIILLVGLQVRRPMDFSVFPSILLMVTLLRLSLNIASTRLILLHGNEGAAAAGEVIRTFGTFVVGGNYTVGLVVFAILVIINFVVVTKGAGRVAEVAARFTLDAMPGKQMAIDADLNAGLIKEDEARRRRKDIAEEADFYGAMDGASKFVRGDAVAAVIIVVVNIVGGLTIGILQQGMSPGLAAQTYTLLTVGEGLVAQIPALIVSTATGMIVTRAASENDLGAEMTQQLLNSHRAVGTAGGILLALGLVPGLPHLAFLVLGAGVCWIAYHLYQREQTPETQAPPPVTAKVEEPVAHIAPLDLMEVQVGYGLINLVEGTQGNTLLERIKGLRRQFAESMGFVVPPIHIRDNLQLRPNEYAIMLKGVEVAKAEVLPGHVLAIDPGTAQRGMVQGIPTKEPAFGLPALWVVEDQREQAQMAGYTVVDASSAITTHLSEIIKRHGHELLGRQEAQALLDEVGRTHPKLVEELIPTMVSLGTVVRILGNLLKEGIPIRDIRSILEAIADHAMTTKDAELLTEMARQSLARTITKQYQAPDGSLPVITLDPRLDRTLAEQASILPQGAMLNLDPALSHKLLTALKQSAERVAARGQQPILLCSPAVRRHLRRLTDRLLHSVPVIGLNEIDAMVRLQSLDTIRLDSELPQPS
- a CDS encoding FliA/WhiG family RNA polymerase sigma factor, yielding MSKTAVHRVHQAIPSGDAHREQLIKEFAHVIRAMAHRLAFRLPAYLDAEDLISVGTIGLMDAMEKYDPNREAKFKTYAEFRIRGAMLDEIRSMDWIPRSVHERIGLLQKTHITLLNRLGRPPLDEEVASELKMPLEELDDFISRARGAVMISIDDLGLQEPDGHKVVKMLADTHHPDPLSTLVNEREREAIGDAIQGLPEKERLVLTLYYYEELTMKEIGELLKVTESRVCQIHTKAILRLKAFLHADG
- the flhB gene encoding flagellar biosynthesis protein FlhB, which codes for MAESESDKSSRTEEATEKRKSQARTDGQVAMSRDVGTAAVLIGGVGFLAIGVPIGLRQLTDVTRRGLSLSFDETFWKALTVEHIHTIVVQISVTTMILILPILGVVLFMGTGASLAQTGFMWRPNALQPNFGKLNPLKGLGKLFSTRSVMELVKGLVKIAIIMAVALFTARRDLLMVPGLMDYDLPAAIEMAGHLTLKVATGVVGALAVLAAVDYIYQRFEWSRDLRMTKEEVKEEHKASEGDPLVRGRIRSAQRDLAKKRMMAAVKTADVVVTNPTHLAVALKYDATQKAAPFVVAKGAGFIAERIRELARHHGVAVVENKLVARTLYRLVDIGKEIPSNLYRAVAEILAFVYRARGINPGQL
- a CDS encoding MinD/ParA family protein, yielding MQSGSYTPTAGDVSERASSLTHVIAVASGKGGVGKTNIVANMAMGLSKAGKRVLVLDADLGLGNLDVLLGLVPEHTIEHVLAGTHCLDDVIVDGPGGIRVLPASSGVPQLTALSESQQMLLMEQLEAVSRDVDVLLIDTGAGISPNVTFFASAAQDTIVVVSPEPTSLTDAYALIKVLTRQYRERRFKVLVNMAKSPREAAEVFRKLDTAADRFLHVVLEYVGYIPQDDYVPLAVKQQKALLELFPGSPAALALTRLAGQVLQWPKPNFPKSAVQLLWQRLLQTTAVM
- the flhF gene encoding flagellar biosynthesis protein FlhF, yielding MKVKTFHALTMQDAIRAIKEELGPDAVILSSKEVHQGGRLMSYFNKPVLEVMAAAEYDPLPRIKPSRDTSAPSEPRKASQAPSSASTWTQPVGPEVFRDTLQGMLAQPASASHVYGMNQPPVTAPAPRQTRPTAPRSSDIKQSRLQDLRKDLRELSREIGASLPAASQSLSQHAEPAIASLCRNLVAQGLRPSSADRIGRSVGVELARRNSTAPYDLQHALAKCLAQDMRVSGSLLSGQGDRTIAMMIGTNGAGKTAAITKLATHYQLEEKKSVAIVSLDTYRLASVEQLRMYADVLGIPCESAMSAKQAAAYVHKHTDADLILIDTAGFGEKDLALVHTLHQLLKTEPEVQTHVVVSASTREQDLQRQVAQIHALPLLRLLFSKLDETDSFGALYELSHQSGIPLSYWSAGQRVPEDLEVATPQRLAELLVSRRYTVPFRSSLDSQASAERSALRSAHEVTMDTVTR
- a CDS encoding GGDEF domain-containing protein: MAAQWLMNSPGRTPSGTSIGSSLGSASLIAPELLVGGVGLFVSISLSLAGIWYWPFGRRTRRQPREDSLAAYDHVTGLPTLRLFTVLLEQGLTRASNMGRSIGVLVADLHQFRPLPTSIPTPNISNISLIVRVQAARIKSALPSNHTVARIGDRRFAILIENVVAREEIDTLAQNIYRTMSLPLMIEGQEVLLTCQIGGAMYASSGASGETLLSQAVKSLALATSENPIRFSDSLTAAPSPSSMAMQSAPSESLLH